ttaaaatgaccTCAGATATCCAAGAATGGAATTTTTCTCCCCCCAGGTTATGGTATTAACAGGTCAGTTTTCAATTTGGGTCAAATGGGCTCCCCCACTGGAAAGAAGTCAGCTCACTTCTATTGCTACATCAGGTAATTGATACCCTAATTCTTACCTTATATGTCTGAGAGCGCTCAGCAAAGGCCTATCAACAGAACCAATACTTTATATTCTGATTACTCTGGTCTTCATAGTCCTTGCTCTAAATCACTATCCTATACTGTCTTTCTTTATCATAACTGAATGCTTTCTATGCACCAAATGTTCTTATGTTTTGTATATACTAACTTCGTTTTAGCCTCAGAACAATCTTATGAGTCAGCTATATGTAATTATTTCCATAATAGAATTTGAGACACAAATAGACTAATACCTTGTCCAAGATTGCATAGCTACTGAGTGGAGGACAAGATTTGAACCAAGGTAGTCTTGTTTGCAGATAATACCTTCAATCACTGTGCAACTCAGCTCTGTAGAAAGCATGGAGTCTCAAGACTGACCTTCTCACCCAACATCCTTGTGTCTTCTGTTCAGGGTCAGTGCTTGGGTCTTTCATCATTCTCCTTGTTGGCGGTGTCCTCTGCCAGACCATAGGATGGCCTTATATCTTCTATATCTTTGGtgagtttgtgtttttcaaatctcagaattttattttatgacagaGAATGCTGGGCATGATTTCTGTGATGCAACTTATCTATAGTTAACCAAATCCTAATAGATATGGATATTTACATAGCTAAAGTTGATAATATTCAGAGCTAATTATGTTGTGAATTTTGCTGGCTTGTAAAGACAACATTTAAGTTTTAGTAGCCTGAGTACGTAGCTAGAATAACCTTATGACTTTAAAAGAATTGTAACATTTCTCCCTGCTGCTAAATTGAACCCAAAAGACCCCAGAGCAATTTCTTTCATAAGGTTTCAAAAATGTTATCTTAGTGGGACTATATTTTTAgttatgcttatttatttaatacattcttttaaatttttcctgtTATTATGACAACCAGAAAATTGAAGAGTGGAGTATTGGAGCCAGTGATTCTGTTAACCACAGGAATCATCTCAGGACAGAGTTAAACCGAAAGAAGAACTTCAACCCAGTGCTAACTGGATCCTCTTTCCTAGGTGGAATTGGCTGTGCCTGTTGtcttctctgctttcctttaATTTACAATGACCCTGTGAACCATCCCTTTATCAGCGCTAGTGAGAAGACATACATTGTGTGTTCACTGGCTCAACAGGTACATTGAGGAAGTCTGCTGCCATTTCCCTATGTCCATCCAGATGTCTCAGAGGTGAAGAGTGCAATAGAGAAAGCGCTTGTCTTCTTATGGAGGGGAAACTGACATGTGCTTTCTTCCAGGATCCTTCACCAGGCTGGTCTCTTCCCATTAAGGCTATGATCAAATCTTTACCACTTTGGGCCATTTTAGTCTCTTATTTCTGTGAATATTGGCTTTTGCATATCATTATGGCATACACACCAACATACATCAACTCTGTACTTCAAGTCAACCTCAGAGATGTAAGTACAGAGGAAacttattttgttcttctgtttaaatgtttcattatatGATGCTTTGTCTCTCTCGTGATCACAAAATCAGGGACCCAGGACCTCCATGTAGGAAATGCAACCTGGTTAACTTAGATTCTGATTAATTTCAATGTGGTTTACTATTTATTAGAGCAGGGTGGTATGGTTCTAGGTTAGCTTGATATTGATATTAAcagaatatcatatttttaaggGACCTATGCAAAAATTTTACACTCAATCCaattaatatttgcaaacaaGACACTCTGCTGGCAGCATAAGCAATAAAGGAGTAACAAAACAGATACTGCCTTTGAGAAAATTGTGACAGAGAAACATAACATGCTGAAAATAAGACAGCATTAATAGGACATAAAGTCCCAAATAAGACTGACATAAAAATTTGTGgataatgcctttttaaaaaacattttattcaagtATAACacatatagagaaaaatgcaCATATGTATAAAGCTCTctaaattttccaaaaatgaatGGATGCTCTGACTAGCTGACAGGAGCTTTCAATTCCTGCTAGATGCACATCATAAAAGTGTATCAGATGTCACAGCTATGACAGTTCACAAGGCCACTGAATTACCATTACACTCTTACCCCTTGTACTCAGAAAGCAGCTTTCTCATATTGACTGGGATCCTCTGGCGAAAACTTGCTAAGTGGCCGGCAGAGAGCTGACCTCAGCAGTGGCAAGAATCCAGTTAGCATGCAGGCAAGCAGGCTGGAGGCATGAGGTACTGAGATCAGAAAACCCCAGGAAGAAGTGGCTCTTCTTAAAGAGGAAGAGGGCCAGAAGCAGATAGTGAAACCAGCACATCAAGCCAGAGAATCAGGGACAGAAGGGCCAGACAAGCAGGAGGCCAGTGCTGAGTGGCAGACATCCTGAGGCAGGCTACTGGGAATGATCTCTCTCTGGTATAAGGCCAGCTCCCCATCCTCAGAGTCcaaggctgggtgtggggtgGAGGAAGGAATGGAAAGATAAGTTGTGACCAGACAGCAGAGCTTCCCACGCTGAGAAGTCAGCAGACCTGGACTCCATAGCTCTCAGGATTTTCTCACCGTGACATAACCTTGATGGCCTTGGCTTACTCGTCCATAAAATGAACCTCTTGAACCAGGTAAAAGCTAACTCCTTTTCATTGTTTGGCTTATACAACAAAGGATGGTCtgtttttcattgcattttattaaatggaattttaatttaGAGGATTTAATTGACcaaatttcaacatttaaaaaactatatggaaatgTATAGTGAAAAATCTTTCTCTCATTCTTGTTCTTAAGCTGTTCTGTTTTCCCAGCCCACATAGACAATTGTGTCCCATAGACAATTCTTTAAATTACTAATCTATTCTTCCATCGTTTCTTTGGGAGAATGCAAGCACAGATGCatgtatattcttattttaccaacttttttttttttacacaaaacaTTATACTCTGTATATGTTGCTCTGCTTTTTATATACTAGGTTTTTGCCATGTAATATACCATCAGGATCTTTTCATATCAGCACATGGGAACATTACTGAGccatatttgggttgtttccaaactTTGAGTAATGCTGCAGTGAAAATCTCGTTTATTTGTCATACATTTGTGCAACTGTTTCTGTGGCACAAATCTCTGCATTTGAGATTGCTGAGTAAAAGGGTAAATGCACTATAAACTTTTATATGTATTGTCAAATTGCCCTCCATAGAGCATTAACAATATTTGTCAGTATCTGATTCTCTACAGTGTCAGCACAGAGTATGTCAAAAAATTTTTGAGTTTTTGTCAATTTGATCCATGAAAAATAGTATCTcactacagttttatttttcatttctttcattatgaGTGAAGTTGGGTACCTTTTAATGTGTTTAGGAGGaacctatttttctttattctataaagttttcatatcctttgtctgtttttattttggtctttttaaatatctatttccaggtgatctttatatataaagagaacatgagttctttttatttttatggcaaacTGAGCTATATGCATATTTTCCCCTGGCACTAAAATTATATTGGCTCATTCTAGTAACATGAAATTTGTATTAAAAGTGATGTGTATATAGAGAAAGCCACAGATATGAACAATCTGTCCAGGGTCAATCTGTGTCATGGTGGGGGTGGTAAGGGCATAGGCACCTCACCTCATCTCTGGTCCTCAGAGTGGAATACTGTCATCCCTGCCGTTTGTCGTTGGCTCTATCTGCATTATCCTTGGAGGTTTATTGGCAGACTTTCTCCTCTCCAGAAAAATCCTCAGACTCATCACCATCAGGAAACTCTTCACTGCCATTGGTAAGGGCTGAGATGGACACAGGGGTGAATGTGGGAAGCTCAGGGAAGCCTTCTATTTACTCTGGGCTTTTCCTACCCCAGGGGTTCTCTTCCCATCTGTGATCCTCGTGTTCCTGACCTGGGTCAGATCCAGCCACAGCATTACCATGACCTTCTTGGTACTATGCTCTGCCATGAGCAGCCTCTGTGAAGCAGGAGCCCTTATCAACTTCTTGGATATTGCTCCTCGGTAGGGACCCCTTTGCCTCATGCTCACATAAGGTCGGTTCGGGTCCAGTAGCCGTAAACCTGCTCTGACACACAGGTAAAATGTGACATGTGCAATAACGGGTCACAGGAAACATCAGCAACAGCCCTACATCCAAATAATGCCTGGAAGAGACCCAAAGCTCTTGTGAACTTAGTTTTTTCAGGTGTGAACAAGAAGAGTCAGTGGCCACACTCACAGCTCAGCtgagggagacacacacacatctctctcTGTTGAGGAATGCAGCAGTTACGTAGGGTTGGATCATTGAAAGGATTCATGAGACTCTACAGCGTATGCTCATGTAAGGCTTTAATAAAGGGAAAGGACACAGCatttcagaagaaatatttaactcTGATACAGGTAAATACCAGAGTTCACTGACACTTCCAAATGTAGCTCACAGGGTTCTGCCCCTCTCAATAGGGAACACTTCATCTTCAGATAATGAACCACCAAGATACGTGGGAGATACCTTGGTCTCAGGGGAGCCACAATTTCATCCAATGAGGGGTCTTTTATACCCAAGGAGAGGTCTTTTATACCTAAAACAAAGCTACAAAATTAGACTCAATATCAGAAACAACCCCCCTCCCAAAATCTATAAACCAGGTACAAACCATCAAGGTGTATGTTTTGTATAAACAATGTTGACAAATTAGTACAGGTTACCCCTTGGAAGTCTCAGACCCCAGCACAAGATTATACCAATCATTAGTCAGTACGTTTATCCAAGTTTAACCAAGGGGTTGCACAATTCCGGCATACACAGAGATAAGCACAGAGTCACAACAGACCTGCTGAGATTAACCGTTTGTTTGCATGGGAATGTTtccccccttctctctttttctctctcccaggTACAGCAGCTTTCTCAAGGGATTAATGCAAGTCTTTGCACACACAGCTGGAGCCATTTCTCCCTCCACTGTTGGATTTTTCATCAGTCAGGTGGGGCCAAATGTTCTGATAAATATTCACAAGAGAAACCATAGAGGCATGGTGTTTTTACATTTGTATAGCATCCTAGAAGATGCTTTTAAGGCagtcaaaataaacaaattcaccTGAAGACTTGAGCATTTCCTAAGAATCTTATTGATATAGAATTTACATGAAGAAAGATGTATAGGACATTCACATAAATATCATTCTTTAATTTTCCTGTCATTTTCCACCAGTAAGGCAGTAAAATGGATGAGGAATAAGAAAGAATGGGCATTCTTTATGAAATCAagtcccttctctttttttttttattttggcatattatgggggtacagattttaaggtttcaagaaatgcccatttcattccctcccctcaaaagtctgagtctccatcatgaccatcccccagatggtgcacatctcactcattatgtatgtatatacccgcccccctcccccctcccacctgccccataccctattactgtagtacctatgtgtccacttaggtgctactcagttaataccagtttgctggagaatatatctggtgcttgtttttccattcttgggatacttcacttaatagtatgggttccagctctaaccaggaaaatataagatgtgctatatcaccattgtttcttagagctgaatagtactccatggtatacatataccacattttattgatccattcttggattgatggacacttgggctgtttccacagccttgcaattatgaattgtgctgctataaacattcgagtgcaggtatcttttttgtagagtgtcattggatcatttgggtagatgcccagcaatgggattgctggatcaaatggtagattcacttgtatcgctttaaggtatctccatattgctttccacagaggttgaactagtttgcagtcccaccaccagtgtaggagtgtccctctctctccgcaaccacgccagcatttattgtttggagattttttgataaaggccattctcactggggttaagtggtatctcattgtggttttgatttgcatttccctgatgattaaagatgttgagcatttcttcatatgtttgttggccattcttctgtcttctttagaaaaatttctgttcaagtcctttgcccactttttaatggggttatttgattttttcttcctaattttcgtgagttctaagtatattctagttatcagtcccttattggatgcataggatgcaaaaattttctcccattctgtaggttgtctgtttactttcatgactatttctttggctgtgcagaagctttgtagtttgatcatgtcccatttatttatttttgttgctgctgtgattgcctttggggacttcttcataaactctttgcccaggccgatgtctaggagagtgtttccaactttttcctctagagttctaatagtttcataccttaggtttaagtctgttatccagtgtgagttggtttttgtgagaggtgaaaggtgtgggtcctgttttagccttctacaggtggctatccagttttcccagcaccatttattgaagagggattcttttccccagcatatgtttttgtctgctttgtcaaagattagatggctatatgaggatggttttatatcaggattctcacatctgttccactggtccatattcctatttttgtgccaataccatattgttttaattactacagctttgtagtatagtttgatatctggcatattaatgcctcccattttgtttttgttgcctagaattgctcttgatattcggggtcttctttggttccatacgaagcataaaattattttttctatatctgtgaagaatgctgataggattttaataggtattgcattgaatctgtacatcagtttgggtactatagacattttgatgatattgagtctgccgatctacgagcatggtatggatttccatctgtttacatcctctgaatatttccttcctcagtgtttcatagttctccctgtagaggtcttttacctctttggttaaatatattcctaggtactttaatttctttgttgctattgtgaagggaattgagtctttgatttggttctcaattagattgttgttggcgtatatgaatgcgtctgatttctgtgtattgattttgtatccagagactttactaaattcattgatcagttccaggagtttcttggttgaatccttggggttttctagatacaatatcatatcatcagcaaacagtgaaagtttgatctcttctgcccctatttggatacctttgattccattttcctgtctgattgctgtagccaagacttccagtactatgttgaacagaagtggagatagtgggcagccttgtctggttccagttctaagtgggaatgatttcaatttttccccattcagtatgatgttggctatgggtctgtcatatatggcttgtatcatttttaggtatgtcccttctatgcctattttcttaagtgttcgtatcatgaaagggtgttgaattttgtcaaaagctttttctgcatctattgaaagaatcatgtggtctttgtttttgcttctgtttatgtggtgaattgcatttatagatttacgtatgttgaaccatccctgcatccctgggatgaagcccacttggtcgtggtggattatttttttgataagtgtctggattcggctagctaagattttgttgaaattttttgcatctatattcattagggatattggtctgtagttttctttttttgttgcatcctttcctggttttggtatcagagtaatattcgcttcataaaaggtgtcggggaggtttccgttcttctcgatgttgtggaatagtttctgcaagataggtactagttcttctttgtaagtatggtaaaattcaggtgtgaagccatctggaccgggacttttctttttagggagatttttaattgctgtttctatttcagctgttgagattggtctgttcagggaatctatttcttcctggttgagcctagggaggctgtgtgtttctagaaatttgtccatttcctccacattttctagtttgtgtgcataaagatttttgtagtattgataaattgtatcttgtatctctttgggatcagttgtgatatctccttttttattcctgatggagcttattagagatttctcttttctgcttttcattagcttagccaatggtgtgtcaattttgtttattttttcaaagaactaactttttgttttattaatctcctgaatagcttccctgttttcaatttcatttacttctgatttgatcttgttgatttcacttcttctgctgggtttggggttggtctgttcttctttttccagctctttgagttgtttcgttagattgtctatgtgtgatcttcttgtcttttggttataggcatttatggagataaactttcctctcagaactgctttagctgtgtcccagaggagttgataacttgtctctccattgtcgttttcttcataga
The nucleotide sequence above comes from Microcebus murinus isolate Inina chromosome 15, M.murinus_Inina_mat1.0, whole genome shotgun sequence. Encoded proteins:
- the SLC17A4 gene encoding putative small intestine urate exporter, whose amino-acid sequence is MSTGADTKVTVGDSSNDGNLNMAQQQSSRRGFCSFRHGMALILHLCNFSIYTQQMNLSIAIPAMVNNTASPSQPNASTETPFTESQHYWNETLKGFKAVAPPTYDWSPEIQGIILSSLNYGSFLAPIPIGYMAGILGAKYVVGAGLFISSVLTFFIPLAADAGVALLIVLRVVQGIAQVMVLTGQFSIWVKWAPPLERSQLTSIATSGSVLGSFIILLVGGVLCQTIGWPYIFYIFGGIGCACCLLCFPLIYNDPVNHPFISASEKTYIVCSLAQQDPSPGWSLPIKAMIKSLPLWAILVSYFCEYWLLHIIMAYTPTYINSVLQVNLRDSGILSSLPFVVGSICIILGGLLADFLLSRKILRLITIRKLFTAIGVLFPSVILVFLTWVRSSHSITMTFLVLCSAMSSLCEAGALINFLDIAPRYSSFLKGLMQVFAHTAGAISPSTVGFFISQDSEFGWRNVFLLSAAINILGLAFYLIFGSADLQDWAKEQTFTHL